ATTGCTACACATTTTTGCATGCCTTATACGAATATACGAGTACACATCAGTCATTATACCTGTGAATTTGATCTGCAGAAGACAATTCTTTGACATGAGATCCACTTAAGGAGTCTGGTCATTGCTTCCTTTGATACCTTTACAAAGTGTGTTTCTTCTAAACAGGCAGTGGACGAATTAGATGTTCCCTGTAGTATAAAAGGATCAAGTTATCATTGATGGCTCGAAGACGCATGCAGGGATATTCGATAACCTTGACCTTCCGAGTTTTCAAGAATACACAAAGTTTTTCACACTGTTAGTTCTCATGGAGTTAAGTCGAAATGTATAATTAATGTTAATGAAGATTAAACCAATACGAGGAGTTTTGGGAGATTAAGAAAAAGTTGTATCAAAGAGAAGTACCAGGAGAAAGAGAAAAGCAGATTAATGTATCCTGTGATGTTTTTCGTTTAGGATCCGAACTCGAGGTTGTGTGGCGCAAGCATCTGGTTTTATTTGTCAATAGATAACGCTGCGGGATGCTTGACGTTCTTGGATAAGAATGTATTCGTTTTAAATACCTTAATTTTTATGACCCTGACTTGAGCGTAATAGATCTAAGGGCATTTGACAGAAACTATTGAACTTCTCATAGTAAACTCACTCAGAACAGGTTATGGTATCATGAATGTTTTTCGTTTTGGAACTGAACTCACGGATGTGTCGCTGAAGGACCTAGTTGGACCCCACGGGGTGCATAAGTTCATGACTTTCTTGGATGATTGTGAGATCCAAAtgtattaatttcaaatgtcttAGAAGAAATTTAACATGTTCTGAAATTTAACAAGTTGTGTTCTTCGGGGATTGTTTTCGATTCTAGAAAAGGATCTATTATTTTAACATCGCGTTATTCCAGGAGAGAACAATTTGAACCTCTCAGACAATTTACTTAGAAAATTAGTCGAACAAGATTGAAATTAATTGGCCAAATTAGTAAAATTATAactattaattttcatttatttaatttcgttaTCGCTTATTGTAATTTTTCGGAAACCAGTTAAAAGCCCGTTTACGAAATGCTGCATTTTGATatgatttataattaaaatttgtatttaattttattctagTTTTAAGGAGCGTGGTGCGCGTTATGCTTTATTGTCACTAACAGAAGAACAAAAGGCAGTGGGCGTTATTTCGGCATCTCTTGGAAATCATGCCCAGGCTCTCAGTTATCATGGTTGGAAATTAAATATACCCGTTACCGTAGTTATGCCTAAGGCAGCTCCCATTATGAAAATACAAAAGTGTCGTAACTACAAGGCCAATGTTGTAGTTGAAGGTAAAGACATGTCTGAAGCCAAGGCATGGGCCATGAAAATGTCTGAAGAATTGGGtttattatatatcaatggttATGATCATCCTCATATTATGGCTGGCCAAGGTACTATTGGCTTGGAAATTTTGGAACAAGTACCAAATCCCGATGCTGTTATAATTCCTGTAGGAGGTGGTGGTCTAATAGCTGGTATAGCTACCGCTATTAAAGCCTTGTCaccaaaaacaaaagttattgtAAGACTGAACACAtgttgtttaaaattaagatttttaattatattatttcattttattcaggGTGTTGAATCTGCCAAGTGTCCCAGCTTTTCCAGAGCCATGGAAAATAATGGTCCCGTTCATACTCCTATAAAAAATACCTTGGCAGATGGTTTAGCAGTTCCCAAAGTGGGCTACAATGCATATGTTACCGCTGTGCCACTTATTGATAAAATGGTTGTGGTAGAAGAAGAATGGATTGCTTTGGCTATTTTACGTTTGGTAGAAGAAGAAAAATGTGTGGTGGAAGGAGCTGGAGCTTCTGGTTTGGCTGCTATATTGGCTGGTCAACTACCAGAACTTCAGGGCAAAAAGTAGGTTGAAATTTTTGtcgattttctttaaaaactctctttataacaatattatttttagagTTGTGATCCTATTATGTGGTGGTAATATCGATACCACTGTCTTTGGTCGTTGTCTTGAAAGAGGTTTGGCGGCTGAAGGCCGTTTAGTGAAATTTAATGTGGAAGTTAGTGATAGACCCGGTGGTATTCATGAATTGTGCCAAATACTTCACTCATTGGGTGTGTCCATTAAAGAAATTATGCATGAACGTGCTTGGCTGAAAGATATTTACACCGTTGAGGTAAgattatttagtatttttgaattctttaatatttaatgcGTATGTTTTTAATGGAAAGGTTAAAGTAATTTGTGAGACCTTAGACTGGAGCCATAGTATGGAATTGAAAAACAAGCTACAAGTCACTTACTCCAAGGTACAATTTTCGGAAATACCTTTAGTTATAGATGCTCAGCTCTTCGCTCAAGGCAAAAAATAATGCAGCAAACCAAAAAAACgattatacaaattattatttatacatataaatttatatatacaaacaagttatttaatatttatgtaaaaattagcATTAACTATTCTTCCTCTTCATCTTCATCGTCATCATCTTCTTGGTCATCAGTTGATTCTAATGCTGCATGTTCCTCATAATCatctatttgtttaaatttgaattcttTCTTTAATAAACTCAATTGATAAGCCTCTTCCATTTCTACACTGGGATCAATGGTTTCAATAAAATCTACCGGCAGATGTTGATATTCTTCAGCAATGGGTGTCATATGTTTCCAAGACATATTACGCGAAACTAATTTATGACCCCAGCCCAAATATATAGACTCACACAGATCTTTATAGATGAAGGTATAAGCTCCGGGCCAAACATTTGATTTCATTATAAGGATTCTTTCATTTTGATTAGTAAATTTGCTGGTAAATCGTCCTACCCAAGGCACTGAAGTTTCACTGCTAATGTCTTGGCTGCAAGAAGTTAATATTCGTGGACCTCTTTCAGCATTTTCTTCCAACTCCTCTTCTTCGCCCTCATCTTCATCTTCCTCGTTGTCTTCTTCGCGGCCGCTTTCATCTTCGGCCATTTCTTCTTGTAAACGCATTTTTTCTAAACGTTTGCGTTCATTTTCTCTTTCTCGTTGTGCCTTTTCTTCATTATACCAGACTATTCGCCCTTGTAGTAGAATATTTGGTCGTATATGAACCCATTTTTCGGTATTATTTAACGTGGTGAGTTGGATGGAGGAATCGTACTTTtcgtttttcaataaaacaatatcGTTATCTGTAACGTAAATATAAGGGAATATTTTAGAGCAACATTTGTCAAATTTGTGAACAGTTTTTATTTAGGATTCTTtacaaaaacttatttgtgcaaaattttataatgattGCCGCATAGTcaatatatttatgactgctcaaaacAGAATTCCGGGGGACATGTGTATAGGGCTAGATGAAATCATGGAcagatattgcccattttccatagcaaacaaaccttatcgtgttttaaacagacagatagacagacagacggacgggcatagctagatcgtcttagaatttcgtAGAGACGATCTAttgt
The nucleotide sequence above comes from Calliphora vicina chromosome 1, idCalVici1.1, whole genome shotgun sequence. Encoded proteins:
- the Srr gene encoding L-threonine ammonia-lyase, whose amino-acid sequence is MSSAQNGVEIATNGKAKTTSAAKPSVKERNNSFTVVPNPKLTVPKVFEANDEILDPFCDPRNPQKISFHDITSAAFLIKDGVERTPCPRSTTSDSYGMDLYLKKDFLQYTGSFKERGARYALLSLTEEQKAVGVISASLGNHAQALSYHGWKLNIPVTVVMPKAAPIMKIQKCRNYKANVVVEGKDMSEAKAWAMKMSEELGLLYINGYDHPHIMAGQGTIGLEILEQVPNPDAVIIPVGGGGLIAGIATAIKALSPKTKVIGVESAKCPSFSRAMENNGPVHTPIKNTLADGLAVPKVGYNAYVTAVPLIDKMVVVEEEWIALAILRLVEEEKCVVEGAGASGLAAILAGQLPELQGKKVVILLCGGNIDTTVFGRCLERGLAAEGRLVKFNVEVSDRPGGIHELCQILHSLGVSIKEIMHERAWLKDIYTVEVKVICETLDWSHSMELKNKLQVTYSKVQFSEIPLVIDAQLFAQGKK